A single genomic interval of Schistocerca americana isolate TAMUIC-IGC-003095 chromosome 2, iqSchAmer2.1, whole genome shotgun sequence harbors:
- the LOC124593898 gene encoding uncharacterized protein DDB_G0287625-like, with translation MGKIGQPKASVPEEQNSVNMESEDHLQYVNESQATASDNIISGAGGEDLWTVNDAPQQNGNRVTTPLPGLEERDRERDQKLAQMLYEQEQQREQKEREKERMLEQREKERDEKLAQMLREQEQRNEAKLDRIQSELAEMRDAYKEIPDLVQSLAGEMQKLQISQARLEDNVQTLSNRVDNVEIDARKSIDAYLEVQAQKVEKELNEWLEVKDREISAKIESDVKTAVEQATAAASVNIDASAAALHAELTQIKSRVTAELPNWQQEVTRRLSALESNVNSGGQIMNQTPRTDYYNNADGSQGASAQPQPNANYEHEQHAIPCSAHHEVMNVPEYMKTENKWNHAGYNQHKADYNSSHSNGSNLVPNGNGNRQEHRQQNQGTNNGNGYNGNGYNRENRKRHHDGRMSNGYNGNGDPQWRNNRNQWRGRNEPTPQWQQNTAPQWNANPGPSQNMSGSYNRPPQNQSHTQYQNTPSGRQGGQPNSSNNNNQNHNVR, from the exons atgggtaagataggacaacctaaagcatccgtaccagaagaacaaaattctgttaatatggaaagtgaggatcatttgcaatacgtaaacgaatcccaagccaccgcctcggataacataatttccggagcggggggcgaggatctgtggacggtgaatgacgctccacagcagaatgggaatagagtaacaactccactgcctgg gttagaagaaagagatagggaaagagatcagaaactggctcagatgctctatgagcaagagcaacaaagagagcagaaagaaagggaaaaagaaagaatgttagaacagagggaaaaagaaagagacgaaaaactggctcagatgctacgtgagcaagagcagcgcaatgaagcgaaactagatcggatccaaagcgaacttgccgagatgcgggacgcttacaaagagatccccgatcttgtgcaaagcttagccggagagatgcaaaaattacagatatcgcaggctaggcttgaagacaatgtccagactttatccaaccgcgtggataatgtggagatagatgcacggaaaagtattgacgcatatttggaagtgcaagctcaaaaagtagaaaaagaattaaatgaatggctagaagtaaaggatcgcgagatatctgcaaagattgaaagcgacgtaaaaacagctgtagaacaagcgactgcggccgcgagtgtaaatattgacgccagcgctgccgcactacatgccgaattaacacagattaagtcccgtgtgactgcggagttgccaaattggcaacaggaggtcacgcggagactgtctgcgttggaaagcaatgtaaacagtggcggacagatcatgaatcagactccgcgtactgattactataataacgctgacggtagccagggtgcgagtgcgcaaccgcaacctaatgcgaattatgagcacgagcaacacgcgataccgtgcagcgcacatcacgaagtgatgaatgtcccagaat atatgaaaaccgaaaacaagtggaaccatgcaggctataatcaacacaaagccgattacaatagcagccacagtaatggtagtaacttagtaccaaatggtaacgggaataggcaagagcaccggcaacagaatcaaggcacaaacaatggcaatggttataacggcaacggttacaatcgtgaaaatcgaaagagacatcatgatggacgcatgagtaatggatataatggtaacggcgatccgcaatggcggaacaaccgaaaccagtggcgtggtcgtaacgaaccgacaccacagtggcaacaaaacacagcgccacaatggaacgccaacccaggtccatcacagaacatgtcaggaagttacaaccgaccaccgcaaaaccagagccatacacaatatcaaaatacaccatcggggaggcagggtggccaacccaacagtagcaacaacaacaaccagaatcacaatgtgag ataa